Proteins from a genomic interval of Paenibacillus lentus:
- a CDS encoding Fur family transcriptional regulator translates to MLSNEQIIGIMSAQGLRITDQRRTLAKLFAERDGYLTPKDVYEYMGKIYSGLSFDTVYRNLRVMEELGVLEQVMFEDGLKFRASCNEEHHHHHMICLQCERTYPIHFCPMPLTNAPEQFQVVKHKFEVFGYCKDCRPELDGKRLPEHSETY, encoded by the coding sequence ATGCTGTCGAATGAACAAATTATCGGGATTATGTCTGCCCAGGGTCTGCGGATTACGGATCAACGAAGAACGTTAGCCAAGCTGTTCGCTGAGCGTGATGGTTATTTAACGCCGAAGGATGTTTATGAATATATGGGGAAAATATATAGTGGTCTTAGCTTCGATACCGTATATCGTAACTTGCGGGTAATGGAAGAGCTGGGGGTGCTGGAGCAGGTCATGTTCGAGGATGGTCTTAAATTCCGAGCCAGCTGCAATGAAGAGCATCACCATCACCATATGATCTGTCTGCAGTGCGAGCGAACCTACCCGATTCATTTTTGCCCGATGCCCTTGACGAATGCCCCTGAGCAATTTCAAGTGGTCAAACATAAATTTGAAGTGTTCGGTTACTGTAAAGATTGCCGCCCTGAGCTGGATGGCAAGCGCTTGCCCGAGCACAGCGAGACATACTAA
- the yidD gene encoding membrane protein insertion efficiency factor YidD translates to MGIVRKAAKGPIIFYRKFISPLKPPTCRFYPTCSAYALEAIEIHGVLQGSWLAVRRIARCHPFHPGGLDPVPPKKTGGSREVTARPED, encoded by the coding sequence ATGGGGATAGTTCGCAAAGCGGCCAAAGGACCGATTATTTTCTATCGCAAATTTATTTCACCGCTTAAACCGCCGACGTGCAGATTCTATCCAACCTGTTCGGCTTATGCTTTGGAAGCGATTGAGATACATGGCGTTCTGCAGGGCTCTTGGCTTGCGGTTAGGCGAATTGCCCGCTGCCATCCATTTCACCCGGGTGGATTGGATCCTGTTCCTCCCAAGAAGACAGGGGGAAGCAGGGAGGTCACAGCTCGACCTGAAGACTAG
- the metG gene encoding methionine--tRNA ligase — protein MAEKKTFYITTPIYYPSDKLHIGHAYTTVAGDAIARYKRLRGYDVRYLTGTDEHGQKIERKAQENGKTPQQFVDDIVLGIKDLWRKLDISNDDFIRTTEPRHKAVVEEIFDRLLKKGDIYKGEYEGWYCTPCESFFTERQLVDGNCPDCGRPVELVKEESYFFRMSHYADRLLQYYEENPDFIQPESRKNEMINNFIKPGLEDLAVSRTTFDWGVRVKEDPKHVIYVWIDALSNYITALGYGTENPELYERYWPADVHLVGKEIVRFHTIYWPIMLMALDLPLPKKVFGHGWLLTKGGKMSKSKGNVVDPNMLIDRYGLDATRYYLLREVPFGSDGSFTPESFVQRVNSDLANDLGNLLNRTVAMIGKYFDGELPAYRPNVTPYDAELSDLALQTIQKVEEVMENLEFSVALTAISAFIGRTNKYIDETQPWVLAKDEAKRGELASVMVHLAESLRIASILLQPFLTQAPAKIWSQLGIEPGKLTSWESAKSFGLIPAGTKVGKGEPIFPRLDVEEEILYIVDSMSGGAESVSEAPAKLQGTDAAEKQETKPEIGIDDFAKVELRVAEVIACEPIPKADKLLKLQLDLGYEQRQVVSGIAKFYKPEELIGRKVICVTNLKPVKLRGELSQGMILAASQGDKLTLATVSESMPNGAVVK, from the coding sequence ATGGCTGAGAAAAAAACGTTCTATATTACGACACCGATTTATTATCCTAGTGATAAACTGCATATCGGTCACGCTTACACGACGGTGGCTGGTGACGCGATTGCACGTTACAAACGGCTGCGCGGCTACGATGTGCGCTACTTGACGGGTACGGACGAGCATGGGCAAAAAATTGAACGCAAAGCTCAAGAGAACGGAAAAACTCCGCAGCAGTTCGTCGACGATATCGTTCTCGGCATTAAAGACTTGTGGCGGAAGCTGGACATTTCGAATGATGACTTCATTCGGACAACAGAGCCGCGGCACAAGGCTGTCGTTGAGGAAATCTTTGATCGTTTATTGAAGAAAGGCGACATTTATAAGGGGGAGTATGAGGGGTGGTATTGTACACCATGCGAGTCGTTCTTTACGGAGCGCCAGCTTGTAGATGGCAACTGCCCGGATTGCGGACGCCCGGTAGAGCTTGTAAAGGAAGAGAGCTATTTCTTCCGAATGAGCCATTATGCGGATCGCCTTCTGCAGTATTATGAGGAGAATCCGGATTTTATTCAACCGGAGTCGCGCAAAAATGAGATGATTAACAATTTCATCAAACCGGGATTGGAGGATCTAGCAGTATCACGAACGACGTTCGATTGGGGCGTTCGAGTAAAAGAGGATCCGAAGCATGTTATTTATGTATGGATCGATGCTTTATCCAATTATATTACGGCGCTTGGTTACGGTACGGAAAATCCGGAGCTGTATGAGCGTTACTGGCCTGCGGATGTCCACCTGGTCGGAAAGGAAATCGTCAGATTCCATACGATCTATTGGCCGATCATGTTGATGGCGCTCGATCTTCCGTTGCCTAAGAAAGTATTTGGGCATGGTTGGCTGCTGACCAAGGGCGGCAAAATGTCTAAATCCAAAGGGAATGTCGTCGATCCAAACATGCTGATCGATCGCTACGGTCTTGATGCTACGCGGTATTATTTGCTCCGCGAGGTTCCGTTTGGCTCCGACGGTTCGTTTACACCGGAGAGCTTCGTGCAGCGCGTCAATTCTGATCTGGCTAATGATCTTGGCAATTTGTTGAACCGCACGGTGGCTATGATCGGCAAGTATTTTGACGGTGAGCTGCCAGCGTATCGTCCAAATGTTACGCCATACGATGCGGAGCTGTCGGATCTGGCATTGCAGACGATTCAAAAGGTCGAGGAGGTTATGGAGAATTTAGAGTTCTCTGTGGCTTTGACAGCGATCAGTGCGTTTATCGGGCGGACGAATAAATATATTGATGAGACACAGCCATGGGTGCTTGCCAAGGATGAAGCTAAGCGAGGAGAGCTGGCTTCGGTTATGGTGCATTTGGCCGAGTCACTGCGAATAGCTTCAATCTTACTGCAGCCATTCCTAACTCAGGCCCCGGCGAAAATCTGGTCGCAGCTCGGGATTGAGCCTGGCAAGTTGACCTCCTGGGAGAGCGCAAAATCCTTTGGTTTGATTCCGGCTGGAACGAAGGTTGGTAAAGGCGAGCCTATTTTCCCTAGACTTGATGTGGAGGAAGAAATTTTGTATATCGTAGATTCAATGTCTGGAGGTGCAGAGTCCGTCTCAGAGGCGCCTGCGAAATTACAGGGTACGGATGCTGCTGAGAAACAGGAGACGAAGCCGGAGATTGGTATCGATGATTTTGCAAAAGTTGAGTTGCGCGTAGCGGAGGTTATTGCCTGTGAGCCGATTCCGAAAGCGGATAAGCTGCTTAAGCTGCAATTGGATCTCGGATATGAGCAGCGCCAGGTTGTTTCCGGAATCGCGAAATTTTACAAGCCGGAGGAGCTGATAGGTCGCAAAGTAATCTGTGTCACCAATCTGAAGCCTGTCAAGCTGCGTGGCGAGTTATCGCAGGGCATGATATTGGCAGCTTCCCAAGGAGATAAGCTTACACTGGCGACGGTTTCCGAATCGATGCCGAATGGGGCTGTCGTTAAGTAG
- a CDS encoding metal ABC transporter solute-binding protein, Zn/Mn family: MASYMKIRMGWKFGVLLLAALLLLSGCGSSNSESKIVEGKVNVVTSFYPIYEFATEIGGEDANVLNLMPVGVEPHDWTPRSQEILNTSKAQLFFYNGAGLEGWIDSFLKGLGSDSKVKTVEVSQGIALIDSEEEDGHHHGEEGHDHGHNHGHDHGHIDPHTWVSPKSAMIMAENIKNSYIEVDPAHREQYEARYEQLNTRLQELDAKFTEELSKTNRKDIVVSHQSFGYLCRDYGLSQHSIMGLTPEAEPKAQDLVNLSKLVKERGIQYIFFEELVSDKLVNTLASEAGVKTLVLNPVEGLTKQQEQAGENYFTLMEKNLQNLVLALQ, encoded by the coding sequence ATGGCGTCATATATGAAAATAAGAATGGGCTGGAAGTTTGGCGTATTGCTGTTGGCAGCGTTGCTTTTATTGTCCGGATGTGGGAGCAGTAACAGCGAAAGCAAGATTGTTGAAGGCAAGGTCAACGTCGTGACAAGCTTCTATCCAATTTACGAATTTGCAACAGAAATTGGCGGCGAAGATGCGAATGTTCTTAATTTAATGCCTGTCGGCGTGGAGCCCCACGATTGGACGCCACGGAGTCAGGAAATTCTCAATACATCGAAGGCACAGTTGTTTTTCTATAACGGCGCAGGACTTGAGGGCTGGATCGATAGCTTTCTCAAGGGTCTCGGAAGTGATTCTAAGGTGAAGACTGTTGAGGTGAGCCAGGGAATTGCTTTGATTGATAGTGAGGAAGAAGACGGACATCATCATGGAGAAGAAGGTCACGATCATGGACACAATCATGGCCACGATCATGGACATATTGATCCCCATACCTGGGTGAGTCCGAAATCGGCAATGATCATGGCGGAGAATATAAAAAATAGTTATATAGAGGTAGATCCGGCACATCGCGAACAGTACGAAGCACGTTATGAACAGCTGAATACTCGCTTACAGGAGCTGGATGCTAAATTTACCGAGGAGCTGTCCAAAACAAATCGGAAAGATATTGTCGTATCCCACCAATCATTCGGTTATCTATGTCGGGATTATGGACTTTCTCAGCATTCAATTATGGGCTTGACGCCGGAAGCGGAGCCTAAAGCCCAGGATTTGGTCAATCTGTCCAAATTGGTAAAAGAGCGGGGTATCCAGTATATCTTTTTTGAGGAACTAGTATCGGATAAGTTAGTCAATACGCTAGCTTCCGAGGCAGGTGTGAAGACGTTGGTGCTTAATCCGGTTGAAGGGCTGACCAAACAACAGGAGCAGGCAGGGGAAAATTATTTCACTTTAATGGAGAAAAATTTGCAAAATCTCGTTCTCGCTTTACAATAA
- a CDS encoding metal ABC transporter ATP-binding protein: MKPQSIATSALACHDNIIELVDISFAYKDKKVISDFSFKVKERDFVGVIGSNGAGKTTLLRMMVGLLSPTEGEILLFGQPIRRFRDWDRIGYVPQKNSFNPLFPATVREVVMSGLYNNKLFRRIGKADQSKCNDALEVMRIRDIADKRIGELSGGQQQRVFLARALINKPDLLILDEPTVGIDAQTQEDFFELIFHMHAHHHMTFLMVSHDVEMIEENLGDQPLDRCGAIKFYVKHSHDQECVIPDLQHSIN, from the coding sequence ATGAAACCGCAGAGCATAGCAACATCGGCACTAGCTTGCCATGACAACATTATCGAGCTAGTCGATATCTCCTTCGCGTATAAAGATAAGAAGGTTATCTCGGACTTTAGCTTTAAGGTAAAAGAACGTGATTTCGTTGGTGTGATCGGCTCCAATGGGGCGGGAAAAACAACTCTGCTGCGAATGATGGTAGGGCTGTTATCTCCTACTGAAGGGGAAATTCTCTTATTTGGACAGCCGATTCGGCGTTTTCGCGATTGGGACAGGATCGGCTACGTGCCTCAGAAGAATTCGTTTAATCCGTTGTTTCCGGCAACTGTAAGAGAGGTTGTCATGTCCGGTCTATATAATAATAAGTTGTTTCGTCGCATCGGAAAGGCGGATCAGTCAAAATGTAACGATGCGCTTGAGGTGATGCGCATACGGGATATCGCGGACAAGCGGATCGGGGAGTTGTCAGGAGGACAGCAACAGCGGGTCTTTTTAGCCAGGGCGCTGATCAATAAGCCGGATTTACTTATCCTAGACGAGCCTACCGTCGGAATCGACGCTCAAACGCAGGAGGATTTCTTTGAACTGATTTTTCATATGCACGCACATCATCACATGACATTTTTAATGGTCTCTCATGATGTGGAAATGATTGAGGAGAATTTGGGCGATCAGCCGCTGGATCGTTGTGGAGCAATCAAGTTTTACGTGAAACATTCCCATGATCAAGAATGCGTGATCCCTGATCTTCAACATTCAATCAATTAG
- a CDS encoding metal ABC transporter permease — MEILTAEFFQRALTGGLLIGITAPLIGIFLVLRRLSMIGDTLAHVTIAGVALGFLIHANPIWVGLAFAVLASFAIEKLRKAYKAYAELSIAIIMSAGVALASLFFTLGIGYNTDVLFGSIYTLSREDLYIVGAVTLVVIAMVALFFKEFFLLTFEEDAAAVSGLPVKMLNLLITVLTALVISTAIKIVGALLVSALVTIPAACSLLIARSFKSSVLFSVIIAEIAVVIGLIMAGIWNLAPGATIVLLLIGMLIVILVGKKGLAA; from the coding sequence TTGGAAATATTAACGGCAGAATTCTTTCAACGAGCACTGACAGGAGGGCTGCTCATCGGAATCACGGCCCCCCTGATTGGAATCTTTTTAGTGCTGCGCCGCTTGTCCATGATTGGGGATACGCTGGCTCACGTTACTATTGCAGGGGTGGCCCTTGGTTTCCTCATTCATGCCAATCCTATTTGGGTGGGATTGGCCTTTGCAGTGCTTGCCTCCTTCGCAATTGAGAAACTGCGAAAAGCCTATAAAGCTTACGCCGAACTATCTATTGCGATCATTATGTCAGCCGGCGTGGCGCTGGCTTCGCTGTTCTTTACGCTCGGGATAGGGTACAATACGGATGTATTGTTTGGCAGTATTTACACCTTAAGCAGGGAAGATTTGTATATTGTTGGTGCGGTTACGCTTGTTGTTATCGCGATGGTTGCCCTGTTTTTTAAGGAGTTCTTCCTTCTGACCTTCGAAGAGGACGCTGCTGCGGTCAGTGGATTGCCAGTTAAAATGTTAAATTTGCTAATCACTGTACTTACGGCTCTCGTTATTAGCACCGCCATCAAAATTGTTGGCGCTTTGCTTGTCTCGGCGTTAGTCACCATTCCTGCAGCATGCAGTCTGCTCATTGCTCGCAGCTTTAAATCATCGGTACTCTTCTCTGTCATCATCGCGGAGATCGCTGTCGTGATCGGATTGATTATGGCGGGGATATGGAATCTGGCACCAGGGGCTACGATCGTACTGCTGCTGATCGGCATGCTGATAGTTATTCTCGTAGGTAAAAAAGGATTGGCAGCGTAA
- a CDS encoding cytochrome c biogenesis CcdA family protein, giving the protein MADINVLVALGAGIASFISPCCLPLYPSYLSYITGMSVQTLKTEQNKREVRMKTMTHTLAFILGFSVVFYTLGFGAGLFGEFFISNRDLIRQISAILIILMGLFLLGIFQPQFLLKERKMDFKLKKTGYVASFIFGIGFSAGWSPCVGPILAAIISLAVSEPGAWLSLITAYTLGFAIPFFILAFFIGSTKWITRYSGAIMKIGGVLLLLMGVLLFTNQMYKITIWLQQITPEWLKF; this is encoded by the coding sequence ATGGCTGATATTAATGTATTGGTAGCGTTGGGGGCAGGCATCGCCTCCTTCATCTCACCCTGCTGCTTACCGTTGTACCCGTCTTATTTGTCTTATATTACGGGCATGTCGGTGCAAACACTGAAGACCGAGCAGAATAAGCGGGAAGTTCGGATGAAGACGATGACGCATACCCTTGCGTTCATTTTGGGATTCTCTGTCGTGTTCTATACGCTTGGCTTCGGAGCCGGCCTATTCGGGGAATTTTTCATTAGTAATCGAGATTTGATCCGTCAGATTTCTGCCATATTAATTATACTTATGGGCTTGTTTCTACTCGGGATTTTTCAGCCGCAGTTTCTGCTTAAAGAGCGGAAAATGGATTTCAAATTGAAGAAGACCGGATATGTGGCTTCCTTTATTTTTGGGATTGGTTTTTCAGCCGGTTGGTCTCCTTGCGTAGGGCCAATTTTAGCTGCGATTATTTCGCTTGCTGTCAGTGAGCCGGGAGCCTGGTTAAGTCTGATTACTGCCTATACGCTAGGGTTTGCTATTCCATTTTTCATCCTGGCTTTTTTTATCGGCAGCACGAAATGGATTACGCGTTACTCTGGAGCCATTATGAAAATCGGTGGGGTATTACTCCTCCTGATGGGGGTACTGCTTTTTACAAACCAAATGTACAAAATTACGATATGGCTGCAGCAGATTACTCCGGAATGGCTTAAATTCTAG
- the mntR gene encoding transcriptional regulator MntR, with amino-acid sequence MPTPSMEDYLERIYKLIDEKGYARVSDIAEGLEVHPSSVTKMIQKLDKDEYVIYEKYRGLVLTSKGKKIGKRLVDRHHLLEEFLEMIGVDEENIYRDVEGIEHHLSWDSITRIAALVDYFKRDESRIQDLRDVEKELMNES; translated from the coding sequence ATGCCAACACCTAGTATGGAGGATTATTTGGAGCGCATTTATAAGTTGATTGATGAAAAGGGATATGCGCGGGTTTCCGATATTGCCGAGGGACTGGAAGTACATCCTTCTTCCGTCACGAAGATGATCCAGAAGCTGGATAAGGACGAGTACGTCATTTATGAGAAATACCGGGGCTTGGTGCTTACGAGCAAAGGCAAGAAGATCGGTAAACGTCTCGTAGACCGACATCACTTGCTGGAGGAATTTCTGGAAATGATTGGCGTTGATGAGGAGAATATTTATAGAGACGTGGAAGGGATCGAGCATCATTTAAGCTGGGACTCGATTACCCGGATCGCCGCACTGGTAGATTACTTTAAGCGCGATGAATCCAGAATTCAAGACTTGCGTGATGTGGAGAAAGAACTCATGAACGAGTCCTAG
- a CDS encoding family 10 glycosylhydrolase, with translation MKFRVWFIPFLILLLIWPFSDPTSAVAARPIEIILDGKVLTSDSPPYIKPKNGVTMVPLRVISEGLGAQVDWVQSSKSVTIIKDGNSIVLRAGSTTAEVNNAAIRLDVSVEINSGRTMVPLRFVGEQLGLQVDWSSAVRTITLTSQGGGFSPIVEPTPTPVTPPNEQPSKQLPSSGENTQELRGVWISTVFNLDWPTKASYGKVNQQKEEYIKLLDEMQDMGLNAVFVQVRPTADAIYPSKLVPWSIYLTGTAGKDPGYDPLAFMIEETHRRGMEFHAWFNPFRASVNTDLSKLPNNHVVHQHPDWIVKFADKLYINPGIPEARQHIINAIMEVVNGYDIDGVHLDDYFYPSGETASNKFNDDATMKQYNTNQLSKGDWRRDNINQFVRDLGRSIHAVKPDVSYGISPFGVWRNKALDITGSDTKAGMTAYDSTYADVRTWIRQEWIDYVTPQLYWSLTRQEVRYDLLVNWWAQEVRGTDVKLYIGHSPYKIGTPEIGWQSADEIIRQLEYNERISEVKGSIFFSAKDLKKNPLGLIPLLKSYFGT, from the coding sequence ATGAAGTTTCGTGTATGGTTTATTCCATTTTTGATTTTGCTGCTGATCTGGCCATTCTCTGACCCTACGAGCGCCGTCGCGGCTCGCCCGATCGAAATCATTCTGGATGGCAAGGTATTAACAAGCGATTCGCCTCCATATATTAAGCCAAAGAACGGTGTCACGATGGTTCCGCTTCGGGTAATCAGTGAAGGTTTGGGGGCCCAAGTGGACTGGGTACAAAGCTCAAAATCCGTAACGATCATTAAGGATGGGAATAGCATAGTATTGCGCGCTGGAAGCACAACGGCCGAAGTAAATAACGCGGCAATAAGGCTGGATGTATCGGTGGAGATTAACTCGGGCCGGACTATGGTGCCGTTACGCTTTGTTGGAGAGCAGCTTGGTCTGCAAGTAGATTGGAGCTCTGCGGTTCGAACAATTACCTTGACCTCTCAAGGAGGGGGATTTTCACCGATAGTTGAGCCAACACCAACTCCTGTAACACCACCAAATGAGCAGCCTTCGAAACAGCTGCCAAGTAGCGGCGAAAATACGCAGGAACTGCGGGGAGTTTGGATTTCGACGGTGTTTAATCTTGATTGGCCAACGAAGGCTTCCTACGGGAAGGTGAATCAGCAGAAGGAAGAGTATATTAAGCTGCTGGATGAGATGCAGGACATGGGCTTAAACGCTGTATTTGTTCAAGTAAGACCTACGGCGGATGCCATTTATCCGTCCAAGCTTGTTCCCTGGTCGATATATTTGACCGGAACCGCAGGCAAAGATCCGGGTTATGATCCCCTAGCTTTTATGATTGAGGAAACGCATCGCCGGGGTATGGAGTTCCATGCGTGGTTCAATCCATTCCGGGCGAGCGTGAATACGGATCTCAGCAAGCTGCCAAACAACCATGTCGTTCATCAACATCCGGATTGGATTGTGAAGTTTGCCGATAAGCTTTACATTAATCCGGGCATCCCTGAAGCACGTCAGCACATTATCAATGCGATTATGGAAGTTGTGAATGGCTATGATATCGACGGCGTGCACTTGGATGATTATTTCTATCCATCCGGAGAGACAGCTTCAAACAAGTTCAATGACGATGCCACCATGAAGCAATACAATACGAACCAGCTCAGCAAAGGGGACTGGCGCAGGGATAATATCAATCAATTTGTTCGCGACCTCGGTCGGAGTATTCATGCCGTGAAGCCTGATGTATCGTACGGAATCAGTCCGTTTGGCGTCTGGCGCAACAAGGCTTTGGATATTACGGGCTCGGATACGAAGGCGGGGATGACGGCATATGACAGCACTTATGCTGATGTCAGGACCTGGATTCGCCAGGAATGGATTGATTATGTAACGCCTCAATTGTACTGGAGCTTGACGCGTCAGGAGGTACGCTACGATCTCCTTGTAAATTGGTGGGCCCAGGAAGTTAGGGGGACAGATGTGAAGCTGTATATTGGACATTCGCCTTATAAAATAGGTACACCGGAGATCGGCTGGCAATCAGCAGATGAAATTATCCGCCAGTTGGAATACAACGAACGGATCTCTGAAGTGAAGGGCAGCATCTTTTTTAGCGCGAAAGATTTAAAGAAGAACCCGCTCGGACTTATTCCATTATTGAAATCATATTTCGGCACCTAG
- a CDS encoding patatin-like phospholipase family protein, whose product MLINGVFEGGGVKGISLAGAVRASERYGAKFHRVAGTSSGAIVAALIAAGYSAKEMKEIILGTSFVEFLKRSPIFNVRLVGPAFRVLLKKGLYSGEALEVWMRKLMKDKGIRTFGDLPKGKLTIIASDITSGRILILPDDLQKLGISPRKFDVARAVRMSCSIPYFFDPVLLRLPPQLSLGKPFSDQFLHIVDGGLLSNFPLWLFDEDSCKPRSEMIPTVGFQMVGKNSNQPHLISGPFTMLQALVETMLSAHDERYIEQTNRYRTIKIPTLGIGTTQFDISKEESLLLYESGLQSGNHFFDEWSTQYYEEQFIKYQQASK is encoded by the coding sequence ATGCTGATAAACGGTGTTTTTGAGGGTGGAGGCGTGAAGGGCATATCTCTGGCAGGGGCCGTCCGCGCATCGGAGCGGTATGGAGCGAAGTTCCACAGGGTAGCTGGTACATCATCAGGGGCTATCGTTGCAGCACTGATCGCGGCGGGGTATTCTGCAAAGGAAATGAAGGAGATTATCTTGGGCACTTCATTCGTTGAGTTTTTGAAAAGATCACCAATCTTTAATGTGCGGCTTGTTGGGCCGGCATTCAGGGTATTACTCAAAAAGGGCTTATATTCTGGAGAGGCTTTAGAGGTTTGGATGCGAAAGCTCATGAAGGACAAAGGAATCCGAACCTTTGGCGATTTGCCAAAAGGCAAATTGACTATTATCGCATCCGATATTACGAGCGGCAGAATATTGATCCTGCCCGATGATCTGCAAAAACTTGGTATATCGCCGCGCAAGTTCGATGTCGCCCGGGCTGTGCGAATGAGCTGCAGTATCCCTTATTTTTTTGATCCAGTATTATTGCGGCTGCCACCTCAGTTGTCGCTGGGGAAACCTTTTTCGGATCAATTTTTGCATATTGTTGATGGCGGGCTTCTAAGCAATTTTCCGCTATGGCTGTTCGATGAGGACAGCTGCAAGCCTCGTAGCGAAATGATCCCGACGGTTGGTTTCCAAATGGTCGGGAAGAATTCGAACCAGCCTCATTTGATTTCAGGGCCGTTTACGATGCTTCAGGCGCTGGTAGAAACGATGTTATCTGCGCATGATGAAAGGTACATCGAACAAACTAACCGTTATCGGACGATTAAAATCCCGACGCTTGGCATAGGTACGACCCAATTCGACATTAGCAAAGAAGAAAGCCTGCTGCTTTATGAATCCGGGCTTCAATCCGGCAACCATTTCTTCGACGAGTGGAGCACCCAGTACTACGAAGAACAGTTCATAAAGTATCAGCAGGCTAGTAAATAA
- a CDS encoding SA1362 family protein produces MKKQAILFWIIIGLAAFGVVNSLFGNGQMNWSRLLIPVVLLAIVVWLYKFPPRKYRARHPKVKPSARTMAKLAAEQRQSSGQKRKHYPFQVIEGNKGKNDEDMPKYH; encoded by the coding sequence ATGAAGAAGCAGGCTATCCTATTTTGGATTATTATAGGACTTGCTGCGTTTGGTGTTGTTAATTCACTTTTCGGAAATGGACAAATGAATTGGAGCAGATTGCTGATTCCTGTCGTTCTTTTGGCTATCGTAGTCTGGCTCTATAAATTTCCGCCCCGTAAATACAGGGCAAGACACCCTAAAGTTAAGCCTTCTGCTCGTACAATGGCCAAATTGGCTGCCGAGCAGCGCCAATCTTCTGGACAGAAGCGCAAGCATTACCCGTTCCAGGTGATCGAGGGGAATAAAGGGAAGAATGATGAGGATATGCCGAAGTACCATTAA
- a CDS encoding DUF1385 domain-containing protein: MPEQSTPNIYGGQAVIEGVMFGGKHVNVTAVRRKDGEITFLEVPKQDKSWVKRLRKIPFIRGIVSIIDSSAKGSKHLNYSAEAMADDELEPEERAKQKEKEESGFSLTMIVGVAIAGVLSFLFGKILFTLVPAVLEEYLFLNAFNNRALHTLLEGVIKIILLLVYLWAISQTPVIKRLFQYHGAEHKVITAYENGEELTVENVQKYSRLHYRCGSSFIILTVIVGVIIYSFFHWDNVWERMYIRLLLLPLVIGVSFELLRLTNAVRDIPVLRFLGYPGLWLQLLTTKEPKDDQVEVSIASFNRMRELDAQYEREGVIEQSAPNTALDPVKG, translated from the coding sequence TTGCCCGAGCAATCTACACCGAATATTTATGGCGGCCAAGCTGTAATAGAGGGCGTCATGTTTGGCGGCAAGCATGTTAACGTCACTGCAGTACGCCGCAAAGATGGAGAAATTACTTTTTTAGAAGTACCTAAACAGGACAAGTCATGGGTGAAGCGGCTTCGCAAAATCCCATTTATTCGCGGTATTGTCAGCATTATCGATTCCAGTGCCAAAGGCTCGAAGCATTTAAATTACTCTGCCGAAGCGATGGCAGACGACGAACTTGAACCAGAGGAGCGTGCCAAGCAGAAGGAAAAGGAAGAGTCCGGCTTCTCCCTAACGATGATCGTAGGTGTTGCCATCGCCGGTGTCCTGTCCTTCCTCTTTGGAAAAATTTTATTTACGCTGGTGCCAGCCGTGCTGGAGGAATATTTGTTCCTGAACGCCTTTAACAACCGGGCGTTGCATACGCTATTGGAAGGCGTCATCAAGATCATTCTCCTGCTGGTCTATTTATGGGCGATCTCGCAAACCCCAGTAATCAAAAGATTGTTCCAATACCACGGGGCAGAACATAAAGTAATAACAGCTTATGAAAACGGAGAAGAACTGACTGTGGAGAACGTTCAGAAGTACAGCCGACTGCACTATCGTTGCGGCAGCAGCTTTATCATTCTTACCGTTATAGTCGGTGTCATCATCTACTCCTTCTTCCACTGGGATAATGTCTGGGAGCGGATGTACATTCGTCTACTGCTTTTGCCGCTCGTTATCGGCGTGTCTTTTGAACTACTTCGCCTTACCAACGCCGTTCGCGATATCCCTGTGCTCCGCTTCCTCGGATACCCGGGACTATGGCTTCAGCTGCTGACGACCAAGGAGCCAAAGGACGACCAAGTCGAGGTATCGATTGCTTCCTTCAACCGAATGCGTGAGCTTGATGCACAATATGAACGGGAAGGTGTTATTGAACAATCAGCCCCTAATACGGCTCTTGATCCCGTGAAAGGATGA